A single Salmo trutta chromosome 14, fSalTru1.1, whole genome shotgun sequence DNA region contains:
- the LOC115147676 gene encoding zinc finger protein 420 isoform X1: MMDEDSADPSDPPLSCSTEPNPPESLVPEHRDIDNCSEIPRFNIVVKEEEDWDVDNTGESPNSSSSEEASAEQHQENPTAKKPWRCPQCEIEIAHPSNINRHLRTHTKPAKESSVCPVCGKDFVHPSKLKRHLRTHTGEKPYQCSVCGKRFTLKPHLERHQMTHPGEKQPDAAKKHPCSDCGKECFSAYELKMHMRRHTGERPHQCSYCEMSFGCKGTLSRHVRRHTGAPTPKPYQCSQCGKRYESPSRLRQHQTMHTGEKPYECSDCGRGFASTEGLRKHQCSHASNHSQCTLGIPDTASSGSQTMNIKIKDEEQELAINVKEEEEEIGVFVNTDREKPYQCTTCKNAFVHPSSLVRHKQSHTSVAQYSCSECGKEFSQSWTFKIHMQQHTGEKLHHCCQCDKSFSALSLLRRHQLVHTRVKPYPCSLCRNRFSSSANRSSQRHHVHAKNVAASYLNQSRGQGSQQQVSILVLDVKEKEEDPAFAERPDHCSDSEECPSTSGVKKLFSEKGILNRHQKVHTGEKPYSCYVCGKSFSLSSSLTKHQRMHTGESQAAGQRSQQQVSVAVEEVDLSLVLNVKVKEEEEEEEEEDPAFERHDHCSESEASPSTSGEPEQNQENHTAKSAQCCSVCGQDCKKLSKLQIHMRIHTGEKPYPCSVCGKGWQRLSDLHKHTRTHTGDKPYSCYVCGKQFSERGNLNKHQKIHTGEKPYPCPDCGKRFAQTGAMKIHLLKHTVLLKHKGMHTEEKPHSCSICGMTFSTSWNLTKHQKRHTGERGHVCDVCGKGFSESTHLRAHQRTHTGEKPYQCSDCGRGFSQSGSLRRHQQIHSREAGQVPDASLVPADGDALDPPNDCTSNNHVSMLPEYLEGLRQIPGISDALEELQVKEEVGGGLINSDGEEVGLDHHGKWRSHSLLFFIKGAFIHSPLWIQ; encoded by the exons ATGATGGATGAG GATTCTGCTGACCCATCCgacccccctctctcctgctccACTGAACCCAACCCTCCAGAGTCACTGGTTCCTGAACATAGAGACATCGACAACTGCAGTGAAATACCCAGATTTAACATTGTAGTCAAAGAGGAGGAAGACTGGGACGTGGATAATACTG GAGAGAGTCCTAACTCCAGCTCTAGTGAAGAGGCATCAGCAGAACAACACCAGGAGAATCCTACGGCTAAGAAGCCTTGGCGATGCCCCCAATGTGAAATAGAGATTGCTCACCCATCCAATATCAACAGACACCTaagaacacacacaaaacctgCTAAGGAGTCTTCTGTCTGTCCAGTATGTGGAAAAGACTTTGTTCACCCCTCCAAGCTGAAGAGACACCTccgaacacatacaggagagaagccttaccagtGCTCTGTGTGCGGGAAGCGTTTCACACTGAAGCCCCACCTGGAAAGACATCAGATGACCCACCCTGGAGAGAAGCAGCCAGACGCGGCAAAGAAGCACCCGTGCTCCGATTGTGGAAAGGAATGTTTCTCTGCATATGAACTGAAGATGCACATGAGAAGGCACACAGGGGAGAGACCTCACCAGTGCTCCTACTGCGAGATGAGCTTTGGCTGTAAGGGAACTCTATCGAGACACGTACGACGCCATACAGGAGCACCCACACCAAAACCTTACCAATGCTCACAGTGTGGGAAGAGATACGAGTCACCATCGAGGCTCAGGCAGCATCAGACTatgcacactggagagaaaccttacgaGTGCTCTGATTGCGGGAGGGGTTTCGCTTCGACCGAAGGTCTTCGCAAACATCAATGCAGCCATGCCAGTAACCATAGCCAGTGTACCCTGGGAATTCCAGATACGGCGTCATCAGGCAGTCAAACTATGAATATCAAGATCAAAGACGAGGAACAGGAGCTGGCAATTAatgtcaaagaggaggaggaggaaattgGTGTTTTTGTCAACACTGATAGAGAGAAACCTTACCAGTGTACCACCTGTAAAAATGCCTTTGTTCACCCTAGCTCTCTAGTAAGACACAAACAATCCCACACTAGTGTCGCACAGTACAGCTGCTCAGAATGTGGGAAGGAATTCAGCCAATCGTGGACTTTCAAGATACACATGCAACAGCACACCGGAGAGAAACTGCACCACTGCTGTCAGTGTGATAAGAGTTTCTCAGCTTTGTCACTCCTCAGAAGACACCAGCTAGTTCACACTAGGGTGAAACCTTACCCCTGCTCTCTCTGTAGGAATAGATTCTCCTCATCAGCAAACCGATCCAGTCAAAGACATCATGTCCATGCCAAAAATGTAGCTGCTTCTTACCTGAACCAATCTCGTGGACAGGGATCACAACAGCAGGTGTCTATTCTAGTACTGGATgtgaaagagaaggaggaagatCCTGCTTTTG CAGAGAGACCTGACCACTGTTCTGACAGTGAGGAGTGTCCCTCTACATCAGGAGTAAAAAAACTATTTAGTGAGAAGGGAATTCTGAACAGACACCAGAaagtacacactggagagaagccatacAGTTGCTAtgtgtgtgggaagagtttctcttTATCGTCAAGTCTCACAAAACACCagagaatgcacacaggagagagCCAAGCCGCTGGACAGAGATCACAGCAGCAGGTGTCTGTAGCTGTAGAGGAGGTTGATCTCAGTCTGGTACTCAATGTTAAagtaaaagaagaagaagaagaagaggaggaggaggaccctGCTTTTG AGAGACATGACCACTGCTCTGAGAGCGAAGCAAGTCCCTCTACATCAGGAGAACCTGAACAAAACCAGGAGAATCACACAGCTAAGAGCGCTCAATGCTGTTCAGTGTGCGGACAAGACTGCAAAAAGTTATCAAAACTGCAAATACATAtgaggatacacacaggagagaagccttacccctGCTCTGTGTGTGGAAAAGGTTGGCAAAGGTTATCAGACCTTCACAAACACACGAGAACACACACTGGTGATAAACCATACTCCTGCTATGTGTGTGGGAAGCAATTCAGTGAGAGGGGCAACCTTAACAAACAccagaaaatacacacaggagagaaaccttacccctgccctgactgtgggaagaggtttgctcAAACAGGAGCCATGAAAATACACCTGCTGAAGCACACAGTACTCCTGAAACACAAGGGGATGCACACAGAAGAGAAACCTCACTCTTGCTCTATATGTGGAATGACTTTCTCTACATCGTGGAATCTCACTAAACACCAGAAAAGACACACAGGAGAAAGGGGTCATGTCTGTGATGTCTGTGGGAAAGGGTTTTCTGAATCCACACACCTGAGGGCCCATCAGAGGacgcacactggagagaaaccttaccagTGCTCTGACTGTGGTAGGGGCTTCTCACAATCAGGAAGTCTGAGAAGACATCAGCAGATCCACTCCAGAGAGGCTGGCCAGGTCCCTGATGCTAGCCTGGTCCCTGCTGATGGTGATGCTCTTGATCCACCAAATGACTGTACCTCCAACAACCATGTGTCAATGTTACCTGAGTACCTAGAGGGCCTCCGTCAGATACCTGGGATTAGTGATGCCTTAGAGGAACTGCAGGTAAAAGAAGAAGTTGGTGGTGGTCTGATCAATTCTGATGGAGAAGAAGTTGGGTTGGATCATCATGGTAAGTGGAGGTCCCATTCTCTCCTTTTCTTCATAAAGGGTGCGTTCATTCATTCCCCCTTATGGATTCAATAG
- the LOC115147676 gene encoding zinc finger protein 420 isoform X2 yields the protein MMDEDSADPSDPPLSCSTEPNPPESLVPEHRDIDNCSEIPRFNIVVKEEEDWDVDNTGESPNSSSSEEASAEQHQENPTAKKPWRCPQCEIEIAHPSNINRHLRTHTKPAKESSVCPVCGKDFVHPSKLKRHLRTHTGEKPYQCSVCGKRFTLKPHLERHQMTHPGEKQPDAAKKHPCSDCGKECFSAYELKMHMRRHTGERPHQCSYCEMSFGCKGTLSRHVRRHTGAPTPKPYQCSQCGKRYESPSRLRQHQTMHTGEKPYECSDCGRGFASTEGLRKHQCSHASNHSQCTLGIPDTASSGSQTMNIKIKDEEQELAINVKEEEEEIGVFVNTDREKPYQCTTCKNAFVHPSSLVRHKQSHTSVAQYSCSECGKEFSQSWTFKIHMQQHTGEKLHHCCQCDKSFSALSLLRRHQLVHTRVKPYPCSLCRNRFSSSANRSSQRHHVHAKNVAASYLNQSRGQGSQQQVSILVLDVKEKEEDPAFAERPDHCSDSEECPSTSGVKKLFSEKGILNRHQKVHTGEKPYSCYVCGKSFSLSSSLTKHQRMHTGESQAAGQRSQQQVSVAVEEVDLSLVLNVKVKEEEEEEEEEDPAFERHDHCSESEASPSTSGEPEQNQENHTAKSAQCCSVCGQDCKKLSKLQIHMRIHTGEKPYPCSVCGKGWQRLSDLHKHTRTHTGDKPYSCYVCGKQFSERGNLNKHQKIHTGEKPYPCPDCGKRFAQTGAMKIHLLKHTVLLKHKGMHTEEKPHSCSICGMTFSTSWNLTKHQKRHTGERGHVCDVCGKGFSESTHLRAHQRTHTGEKPYQCSDCGRGFSQSGSLRRHQQIHSREAGQVPDASLVPADGDALDPPNDCTSNNHVSMLPEYLEGLRQIPGISDALEELQVKEEVGGGLINSDGEEVGLDHHGENNQ from the exons ATGATGGATGAG GATTCTGCTGACCCATCCgacccccctctctcctgctccACTGAACCCAACCCTCCAGAGTCACTGGTTCCTGAACATAGAGACATCGACAACTGCAGTGAAATACCCAGATTTAACATTGTAGTCAAAGAGGAGGAAGACTGGGACGTGGATAATACTG GAGAGAGTCCTAACTCCAGCTCTAGTGAAGAGGCATCAGCAGAACAACACCAGGAGAATCCTACGGCTAAGAAGCCTTGGCGATGCCCCCAATGTGAAATAGAGATTGCTCACCCATCCAATATCAACAGACACCTaagaacacacacaaaacctgCTAAGGAGTCTTCTGTCTGTCCAGTATGTGGAAAAGACTTTGTTCACCCCTCCAAGCTGAAGAGACACCTccgaacacatacaggagagaagccttaccagtGCTCTGTGTGCGGGAAGCGTTTCACACTGAAGCCCCACCTGGAAAGACATCAGATGACCCACCCTGGAGAGAAGCAGCCAGACGCGGCAAAGAAGCACCCGTGCTCCGATTGTGGAAAGGAATGTTTCTCTGCATATGAACTGAAGATGCACATGAGAAGGCACACAGGGGAGAGACCTCACCAGTGCTCCTACTGCGAGATGAGCTTTGGCTGTAAGGGAACTCTATCGAGACACGTACGACGCCATACAGGAGCACCCACACCAAAACCTTACCAATGCTCACAGTGTGGGAAGAGATACGAGTCACCATCGAGGCTCAGGCAGCATCAGACTatgcacactggagagaaaccttacgaGTGCTCTGATTGCGGGAGGGGTTTCGCTTCGACCGAAGGTCTTCGCAAACATCAATGCAGCCATGCCAGTAACCATAGCCAGTGTACCCTGGGAATTCCAGATACGGCGTCATCAGGCAGTCAAACTATGAATATCAAGATCAAAGACGAGGAACAGGAGCTGGCAATTAatgtcaaagaggaggaggaggaaattgGTGTTTTTGTCAACACTGATAGAGAGAAACCTTACCAGTGTACCACCTGTAAAAATGCCTTTGTTCACCCTAGCTCTCTAGTAAGACACAAACAATCCCACACTAGTGTCGCACAGTACAGCTGCTCAGAATGTGGGAAGGAATTCAGCCAATCGTGGACTTTCAAGATACACATGCAACAGCACACCGGAGAGAAACTGCACCACTGCTGTCAGTGTGATAAGAGTTTCTCAGCTTTGTCACTCCTCAGAAGACACCAGCTAGTTCACACTAGGGTGAAACCTTACCCCTGCTCTCTCTGTAGGAATAGATTCTCCTCATCAGCAAACCGATCCAGTCAAAGACATCATGTCCATGCCAAAAATGTAGCTGCTTCTTACCTGAACCAATCTCGTGGACAGGGATCACAACAGCAGGTGTCTATTCTAGTACTGGATgtgaaagagaaggaggaagatCCTGCTTTTG CAGAGAGACCTGACCACTGTTCTGACAGTGAGGAGTGTCCCTCTACATCAGGAGTAAAAAAACTATTTAGTGAGAAGGGAATTCTGAACAGACACCAGAaagtacacactggagagaagccatacAGTTGCTAtgtgtgtgggaagagtttctcttTATCGTCAAGTCTCACAAAACACCagagaatgcacacaggagagagCCAAGCCGCTGGACAGAGATCACAGCAGCAGGTGTCTGTAGCTGTAGAGGAGGTTGATCTCAGTCTGGTACTCAATGTTAAagtaaaagaagaagaagaagaagaggaggaggaggaccctGCTTTTG AGAGACATGACCACTGCTCTGAGAGCGAAGCAAGTCCCTCTACATCAGGAGAACCTGAACAAAACCAGGAGAATCACACAGCTAAGAGCGCTCAATGCTGTTCAGTGTGCGGACAAGACTGCAAAAAGTTATCAAAACTGCAAATACATAtgaggatacacacaggagagaagccttacccctGCTCTGTGTGTGGAAAAGGTTGGCAAAGGTTATCAGACCTTCACAAACACACGAGAACACACACTGGTGATAAACCATACTCCTGCTATGTGTGTGGGAAGCAATTCAGTGAGAGGGGCAACCTTAACAAACAccagaaaatacacacaggagagaaaccttacccctgccctgactgtgggaagaggtttgctcAAACAGGAGCCATGAAAATACACCTGCTGAAGCACACAGTACTCCTGAAACACAAGGGGATGCACACAGAAGAGAAACCTCACTCTTGCTCTATATGTGGAATGACTTTCTCTACATCGTGGAATCTCACTAAACACCAGAAAAGACACACAGGAGAAAGGGGTCATGTCTGTGATGTCTGTGGGAAAGGGTTTTCTGAATCCACACACCTGAGGGCCCATCAGAGGacgcacactggagagaaaccttaccagTGCTCTGACTGTGGTAGGGGCTTCTCACAATCAGGAAGTCTGAGAAGACATCAGCAGATCCACTCCAGAGAGGCTGGCCAGGTCCCTGATGCTAGCCTGGTCCCTGCTGATGGTGATGCTCTTGATCCACCAAATGACTGTACCTCCAACAACCATGTGTCAATGTTACCTGAGTACCTAGAGGGCCTCCGTCAGATACCTGGGATTAGTGATGCCTTAGAGGAACTGCAGGTAAAAGAAGAAGTTGGTGGTGGTCTGATCAATTCTGATGGAGAAGAAGTTGGGTTGGATCATCATG GAGAAAATAACCAGTAG